A segment of the Triticum urartu cultivar G1812 chromosome 1, Tu2.1, whole genome shotgun sequence genome:
CCGCTTGACGCGATGAGAATCGCCGCGAACGCATTGACTAATCGCGATCTAAACTACGCGTCAAGCGATCGATCTCGCAATCCACGAACTTGGGACGCAAAGCACCAAAAGGTTTACGTTTTCTTTCTCGTCGTCGGCCCCATAGAAAAAACCAGCAGTGCAGTTTAGTGTTCCTCCATGTTCCCCGAGGAAGACTTGACCAATTCGAGGGGCTAGAGATGACTGGACTGGGCAGATGCAGCTAGCCATTTCACATAGTGATTGCCCACCAACTGACTCATTTACCGTGTGAAAGATAAATCGACGCGGGAGAGGTGAATGATGATAGCTACTACTTCTAATGTAATGTGTGCCTTCTTCGGGCACGCCGCTGTCCAGCGAACGAGCGAGAAATATTCAGAGTGCGTGTTCTGGTTTGATCTTTTCAGGAAAGAAAATGAGAGTTTGATGCGATCTTTGTGGGCGGTGTTCAGTTGACTCTGCATTTGGCCAGTTCAATATGCAGACCCCTACGTTTCAGTTTGGATATTTGAATGTTATCTTCGCTATATATATATGTACTTAGTTGACTTCCGCATAGCTTATATAGTACAAAATCAAATACAGACATGTACTCACCCAAAGTCCTCGATACGACCATATCAAATTAGCAGTTTGCAGCATTTCTGATATTCTGATACGCACAAATATTATTTCAGCGGTAGTGCTAACTTGACCTTGGAGTCCAGTTATAGCATTTCCTGTAGCCCGTCGGTCCGAGACGCCTAATATGACACCAAACTGAGGCAGCTAGCTGGTGAACACACACACGCAGGCACACATGTTTGGTACCATCTCATTGGCAAAACATGGCGATTCCTTGGTCTGAATTCTGATACAAGCCAAGCCAAGCTGCCCGCCAACCAACCCATGGCCTGTTGCCCCAAGTCAAGGCAGTTGGCGGCGTACGTAGCACGTCCTCCAGAGGCAGCATCCAAGTTAAGTTCCAAGCTGTGCATGTCACCGTCTATCTTCTGCTCATCCTAGAGGATTCCTCTCTCCCGCCCTTTTCTTCGGTCCTGACGTCGGTCTATGGCCgttgtgcgtgcgtgcgtgcagCCTTTTTTGACCTTTCTTTCAGTTGATCGGTTCAGCATTGTGCTCTACTCCACAAGGGTGGTAGAACTTGTCCGGTTGTTTAAATTACCGGGCACGTCGCCCTAGCTTGCTCAAGCTACCGCGCTCACTGTCCTTGGAGCCATTCGTTATTAAGTAGCCATCTCGAGCGACTAAGATATGTACTTATGGTCGTCGATGTCGCAGGGGCCGGCCAATTGCCGCGGTCATTTCCTTTGGGTCGATCAAGTTCACTTGCACAACAGCAACAACTAACTGCAGTATGTATTATCCAACAGCAACTGGCGCGCAAAGGGTCAACAGACGGATGCAAatcaaagaaagaaagaaagagaggGTACGCTACGCACACGAGCGCAGCTTCCTTGAGCTCTACGATTGAGTCGATGGGTATCAAGATCAAGACATTTGACACACCACGATCGACCGATCGATCTCGATCGCGTGGCCCCCAAATTCCGTTTAATTACGAGGTCAGTGTCTTTGGCTGCTTCCTGAACGAGTGAGGAAGGGTGCAAATTAAGACGCTGATGGATGGACGGAGCCGCACGGAGATCGCGGGATTAATCATCGCGCGCGCAAAGTCAAACCGGAGCAGGTGGCAGAATTATTAAGCGGCAGTGCACGGCCGGGATTAAACCCCGCACTGCTCACGGTTCATTACCGCCATGAGATCTTCGTCAGAAAGGCTGTGGAAttatgtgtgctctctctctctcttcttcctcGCGTCGGTTCTACTACTACTCCGGACAGTAGGTAGCTGCCGGTCGCCCGGTCGCCCGGTCCAAAGCGGTCAACAAGGCGGGCCCGCCACCTTGCCATTTGGTCATGGTGGTCGTAGTTAGTAGTGGAACGCTCTCTCTGTCCGGTCCCTAACTTTGCTTTCTCCATTGCTACACTTCTACTGCTACTTTGCTTGCTTTACATTGTTTTCTCCTCGTAAAGTCGGGAGGGGAGGCATGTGCCCATACGTACTGACCTGTGATGCACGCACCACCGAGGCCAAGGGCGGAGCCGCTTTGGGGAAAAGCAAAGGTGCACCGATGATGGGTTGCACTGCCGGCCGGCCGGCCATCCGCCGCCGGCGCACCACCACCCGCTGTCCCGGGCGGTCAACTGGACAGTCCAACTCCTCCTTCCTTGTGCCGCTTCTCGGCTGGATGCTTGACAACGACGCCTCCTTTGACCCGAACCCGATGCCAGCCAGATCACTAGCACTAGCACAGAACTCTTCAAGGCACATAAATGTAGTAAAAGAGAAATTCAAAGTTGCAATAATTCTACGTCTAAAAGTCACGGCTCGATGTGACATGACGGCTTGTTCGTCTGTTGTTCCTTCGACACTGCAATCTCTCTGAATCTACAGGAACAAGTACAGGGGAGGGGCACTGCCCCCCCTCTGATTCTACGCCATTGAAGAAGATGCTCTGACTCTTGCGGCCTTGTCGGGGAATTTAATTAGGGACACTGAGGAGAATTCTGGCAGAATTCCTTGTTCCATCTTGTGTCAGGCTGGATGCTTGCATAGATTTGGGAAGAATTCTGAATGCTGCAACCGTTATTGGTACAGTGGATGGTTCGTATCTTGGCGGAAATTAAGCTTTGGTAGCGCAACTTAAAAGACGAGAGATGTGCATGCCGTTTCCATGAATGAGAGGAAAGAAAGGGATGGGAAATATTTTCCGGAAATTAACTGCATGATGAAACGGAGACAGTTAATTGTGAGAGTAAATTAGGCACAATTAGCACCGATCCGATCCACCAAGAACAGAGGAGGGCAGGGGAGGAGCTCAAAGAGTGTGATCCTTTTCCGTTCCTTCGCGAGCCGTCGCTCAACAACGCGAGCAAAAATTACAACATACTACCAGCACCGAGGACGAGCTACTCCGGACAATTCAGTAATAGTACGCCGCCGTACGTCGTACGCTCTACGCGGCGGAGAGAGTCGGCTCGCTCACTCCGACGAcggcgcggcggaggcggaggccatCCGGGGGGAGGTGACGGGGAACAGCGGCAGCAGGCGCGGCGGGggctcgccggcgccgccccgagGGGACGGGTGGAGGAAGAAGCCCTTGCGCGCGATGGCCGCGCGCTCCGCGGCCGCCTCCTGCTCCGCCGGGGACGCCGACGCGGACCGGTTGAAGGGGTCGGACACCAGCGGCGTGACGGGGCTGAGCGCCAGCGACGGGAAGTCGAGCACGCTGGGCGACAGCAGCTCCGGCAGCGCCTTCCTCGGCGACGCCCCCGCGGCGGCCGCCATGGCGAGCGGCGCGATCATCTTGAGGTTCTTGAGGCTGCTCCGCCGCTCGTACAGCTTGAAGGACGGCTTCTTCGGGCGGCACGGCCCGCTCCCGCTCGCCGCCTGGTTCCCGGCGCTGCCGTTGGTCgtcgccgcggcggcggcgctctTGGAGGACTGCTCGGAGCCGGTGAGCATCTGGACGACCTGCTTGAAGGAGGTGGTGTCGGCCTGGACGAAGGTGGTGGGGAAGGGGGTGGTGTCGATGGTGCGCGGCACGGGCCGCGGGGACGGCGGCAGCGGGCTGGGGCGGTGGCTGGAGGGCGACGCGGCGGAggacggcgaggaggaggaggtggaggaggacggggagTTGGGGTCCCGCGGCGCCATGGGGAGGAGTTGCTTGGGCGCAGCAACTTCCATTGTTGGTTGGTTGGTCTCGGGGATGGATGGAGAAGAAGGGAGGGGGGGAGGGCTGGGTTCAGGGACGGCGGAGGGAGTGGGAATAAGAAGGGGAGGGAGCGAGGGAGTTGTGATGCATGTagtgttatttatttatttttcttcctttgaCCGTGAGGTGATGCACATAGTTGGTGTGTGGGGCTTGACATGTCCGTTCCGCGCTCCCGTGTTTTCTTGCCGGTTTTCAGTTCACCAATTCTCTTTTTCCTAAAAAAAGTCTTTTCATTTTCTTGGGAGGCATTTTTTCCCTTTGTCATGGTATTGTTGTGCTTGTGGCATGGAAAACTATTTAGTTTTCGGAAATATACCTACCATAAGAGGTGAAATTGTGAGAGTACGATTGACGCTACGCTCGACATTTGAATCCCGGTTTTCTAGAGTACTCTGGTACCATAAGGTGGAGTTGTGAGAGATGTAAAGAAAAAAGGGGTGGAGGTGTAAAAGGATAGGATTGCACTTCGATCTCAACTTTTCAAATCAATGTGAACCTGCAAAATTATATCTGGCCTCTGTGAATTGTAAACATGTTTTTTGGGAAACGTGTGGCCAAGGCGAAGACGGAGGTGGACGTCGAAGCATGGTGGACGAGAAGGCGGGGACGGGGTAAATTGCAGATATGGTCAAGTTATCATATTGGCTGGATCAGGGAAAACGTGCGAGGTATCGTGAAGGATATGGCGGAGGGGCGGGCTACATTACATTTATAGTCAAGTTATCGGATCAACAAAAAACAGAAACATCATGGGTGTGTTGAAGGCGGAGGTCGAGGGGCATGGTAGGTTGCAGTTATGATCAATTTATCAGATCAATCGAAAAAAGGGGAAACATCAAAGGCGCGGTGAAGGAGAAGGCGGAGGGGTAGGGTAGATTGCAATCATGGTGAAGTTAATCAGATGGACATTGGACCAAAAAGGGGGAAACACTAGATGTGCGGTGAAGGAGAAGGCCAAGGGTCGGGGTAGACTGCAGTTATGATCAAGTTGTCAGATCGGCCAAAAAAAGGGGAAACATGTGAGGCGTGATGAAGGATAAAGTGGAGAGACAGGGTAGATTGTGATCATGGTGAAGTTATCAAATGAGCCAAAAGGGGGGGGGACGCCAAACGTGTGGCGAAGGAGAAGGCTGAAAGGTGGGGTAGATTGCAGTTGTGATCAAGCTATTAGATCAGACAAAAATGGGGAGACGTTGGAGGTGTGATGAAGGAGAAAGTGGAATGGCGGGGTAGAGAGCAATCATGGTGAATTTAGCGGATGGACAAAAAAAGTGGAAACATTAGACGTGTAGTGAAGGAGAAGGCCTAGGAGCGGGGTAGACTACAGTTATGATCAAGTTACTAGATTGGCTAAAAAAGGGAAATGTCACAGGCCTGGTGAGGGAGAAGGAGGGTAGGGTAGATTGCTATCATGGTGAAGTTATCACATGGACCAAAAAAGTGGAAACACCAGACGCATTGTGAATGAGAAGGCCGAGGGGCGGGGTAGATGGAAATTATGGTTAATTTATTATGTCGATAAAAAAAGAAATATCGGAGGTGTGATGTAGGCGGGGGAGGGGCGGGTAGATTGTTGTTGTGATCAAGATATCAAATCGGCCAAAAAAGGcaaacatgggaggcatgatgaAGGATTGTGACGCCCCCATTCATAACTATGCACTAATTATACACACATCATGCACAATCACAAACAGTGACCCACGTTAATATCACAAAACAACTCTAAGATACAAGTTAAACAAAGAAATATTATATTACAAACAGGGGTTATAGGACCCAATATTACATCAAGAATTAGGTCTGACTACAGAAAAATACAAGGGATCCTTAAGAACGTTGAGCAAAACAACGATGCTAGATCTAAAAGGCGCAAACCTCCTGCCTCGGACCTCCGAACTCGGTGGCGTCGAACTCCATGTAGTAATAATCGTCGGGATACCTGCATCTGAGAGGCTACTATCTGATAGCAGCAACTAGATTGAAGGAAAAAAGATGGGAAAAGCAACGGTGAGTATTGATGTATACTATGAAACTTTACTTCTTGTAGACtctgttgggcctccaagtacgGAGTTTTGTAagagtagaaaatttccctcaagtggatgacctaagatttatcaatttgtggggaggtgtaggatgaagatggtctctctaaAGCAACCCTGCAAttaaatacaagaaatctcttgtgtccccaacacacctaatacaatggta
Coding sequences within it:
- the LOC125525143 gene encoding VQ motif-containing protein 4, coding for MEVAAPKQLLPMAPRDPNSPSSSTSSSSPSSAASPSSHRPSPLPPSPRPVPRTIDTTPFPTTFVQADTTSFKQVVQMLTGSEQSSKSAAAAATTNGSAGNQAASGSGPCRPKKPSFKLYERRSSLKNLKMIAPLAMAAAAGASPRKALPELLSPSVLDFPSLALSPVTPLVSDPFNRSASASPAEQEAAAERAAIARKGFFLHPSPRGGAGEPPPRLLPLFPVTSPRMASASAAPSSE